Proteins from a genomic interval of Bacillus thermozeamaize:
- a CDS encoding SMC-Scp complex subunit ScpB, with amino-acid sequence MEKNELLKAIEGLVFAAGHDGVSVKQLAEVLQLDEKQVFSALRELQERYGDESRGMQIIRVADMYLMTTKPELAPYLEKFHQPSQSSTLSQAALETLAIIAYRQPITRADIEEIRGVKSEKPLQTLTSRGLIQEVGRRDAIGRPILYGTTKRFLEQFGLNRLEDLPPLEELQQKT; translated from the coding sequence GTGGAAAAAAACGAGCTGTTGAAAGCCATTGAGGGGCTCGTTTTTGCTGCCGGTCACGATGGGGTGTCGGTCAAGCAGCTGGCGGAAGTGTTGCAGCTGGATGAAAAACAGGTTTTCTCCGCCCTGCGTGAACTGCAGGAGAGATACGGCGATGAATCCCGCGGGATGCAAATTATCCGCGTCGCCGACATGTATCTGATGACGACCAAACCGGAACTTGCTCCTTACTTGGAGAAATTCCATCAACCTTCCCAATCTTCCACCCTGTCCCAGGCCGCATTGGAAACGCTGGCCATTATCGCCTACAGGCAACCGATTACGCGAGCAGATATCGAAGAGATTCGCGGCGTGAAATCAGAGAAACCGCTTCAAACCCTGACGAGCCGCGGATTGATCCAGGAGGTGGGAAGGCGTGACGCCATTGGCCGGCCCATCCTTTACGGCACAACCAAGCGGTTTCTGGAACAATTTGGCCTAAACCGGCTTGAAGATCTTCCGCCGCTGGAAGAACTGCAGCAAAAGACGTAA